From Chryseobacterium sp. H1D6B, a single genomic window includes:
- a CDS encoding ankyrin repeat domain-containing protein, which yields MKSTILIILSIMTLFSCSDFSLRSRKKENRNKYPPLKIFKGDDLLVAQKMFDGDLKGMVQLIKEKNIDVNKLQEDIGYTLLMYASIIEDLKAMEKLLELGADPNVIVANEGLESPLNHAVALNNYDMLQLLFKYKANPNPALARSPLTAAMLIGGFKDTEKKMIDYLLQNGADINSISYNGSNIMEDAARDDLELATYFLEKGGQPIIPGTNLCPMVHYIQFDEENQMKFQKINTPYFKKLSELKKQLVEKYKVQFPVKKDTVEEAKLRIKLYENLSPKDKLSVNFSNNYGENLYQKDLKRVKGR from the coding sequence ATGAAATCAACTATTTTAATAATATTATCCATTATGACACTTTTTTCCTGTTCAGATTTTAGTCTTAGATCACGTAAAAAAGAAAATAGAAATAAGTACCCTCCATTAAAAATATTCAAAGGGGATGACTTATTGGTTGCTCAAAAAATGTTTGATGGGGATCTTAAAGGAATGGTACAGCTTATTAAAGAAAAAAATATTGATGTTAATAAGTTGCAGGAAGACATTGGATATACTTTACTCATGTATGCTTCTATTATTGAAGATCTTAAAGCAATGGAAAAATTGTTGGAATTAGGAGCTGATCCAAATGTTATAGTTGCCAATGAAGGATTAGAATCTCCTTTAAATCATGCCGTAGCTCTTAATAATTATGATATGCTACAATTGCTTTTTAAATATAAAGCGAATCCCAATCCTGCTTTAGCACGATCTCCATTAACCGCAGCTATGCTTATAGGAGGATTTAAGGATACTGAAAAAAAGATGATTGACTATTTGCTTCAGAATGGTGCTGATATCAATAGTATATCTTATAATGGGAGTAATATAATGGAAGATGCCGCAAGAGATGATTTGGAATTAGCTACTTATTTTTTAGAAAAAGGCGGTCAGCCCATTATTCCCGGAACAAATCTTTGTCCAATGGTTCACTATATTCAATTTGACGAAGAGAATCAAATGAAGTTTCAAAAAATAAATACTCCTTATTTTAAAAAATTGTCAGAACTGAAAAAGCAATTGGTTGAAAAATATAAGGTTCAATTTCCTGTAAAAAAAGATACAGTAGAAGAAGCAAAACTTAGAATTAAGCTTTATGAAAATCTGAGCCCTAAAGATAAACTATCAGTTAATTTTAGTAATAATTACGGTGAAAATCTTTATCAAAAAGATTTGAAAAGAGTGAAAGGAAGATGA
- a CDS encoding phage baseplate assembly protein V: MNQTVQPDTPLITEDKIWNKQPVSKIHNAEALPESSIPGLNRIVKLDIIIEGKVISHFTHFKLSQSAVKHHEFSLTLAHDSLGNPENHHLEESQNFLGKRITVVFKYKDIDEGPERNFVGVITEAGFSRKGGNLGNIVLTGYSPGILLDAAPHTQSFGGSQQISLNSIADKVITEGLEKNKFDFRVDAQHGNVSYSSQYEETHYNFLARTAEAYGEQFFYDGEVLHFGKLPIQEQPVKLTYGSSVDDIKIKMKAQHVSPSFYGYNSSKNEKLSAGGSKISHVSDIAQRAYEISEKTFSTPSLRAAPIKASSFMDINASQKGTAGSRASDVFVTSGTTTIPFLYPGCTADIEMRRTDTAETEYFTRLLVTETSHEVDSRGYYTGTFEAVAADSGFIPRPEFHTPKAEPQFAKVISNSDPLNQGRVQVQFDWQSGHDATEFIRVMTPDGGGSDKVSKNRGFMAVPEVGDQVAVNFAYQHPDRPFVMGGMFHGEVGGGGGAGNNVKSLSSRSGNKLELNDGDGSVHLKDQGGADMKFDGAGNAFTNTCSNNTVNAGATNTLNAGSSSIINVGGKDGGGANSVLDMDAAGNIILYGKTSITLQVGTNKIIILQNSININVGNGMLNMTSIDNTLIVSKSNLSLSSDSKTSINAGGEITITGSNVDIN, translated from the coding sequence ATGAACCAGACTGTACAGCCTGATACACCTTTAATAACAGAAGATAAGATATGGAACAAACAGCCGGTCTCCAAAATACATAACGCAGAAGCTCTTCCAGAAAGCAGCATTCCGGGACTGAACCGGATTGTAAAGCTTGATATCATTATAGAAGGAAAAGTTATTTCGCATTTCACTCATTTTAAATTAAGCCAGAGCGCTGTAAAGCACCATGAGTTCAGCCTGACGCTCGCACACGATTCTCTGGGTAATCCTGAAAATCATCATCTGGAAGAAAGCCAGAATTTTTTAGGAAAGCGGATTACGGTAGTTTTTAAATATAAGGACATTGATGAGGGTCCCGAGAGAAATTTTGTCGGCGTTATCACCGAAGCCGGATTCAGCCGTAAAGGAGGAAATTTGGGAAATATTGTTCTTACGGGATACAGCCCCGGAATTCTTTTAGACGCGGCTCCCCACACCCAGAGTTTTGGAGGGTCACAGCAGATCAGTCTGAACAGCATTGCAGATAAAGTTATTACTGAAGGTCTGGAGAAGAATAAGTTTGATTTCAGGGTAGATGCCCAGCACGGAAACGTTTCCTACAGTTCCCAGTATGAAGAAACTCATTACAATTTTCTCGCCAGGACGGCAGAAGCTTACGGAGAACAGTTTTTTTATGACGGCGAAGTCCTTCATTTCGGAAAACTCCCTATTCAGGAGCAGCCTGTCAAACTCACCTATGGAAGCAGTGTAGATGATATTAAAATAAAGATGAAAGCACAGCACGTCAGCCCTTCTTTTTACGGCTACAACAGCAGTAAAAATGAGAAACTCTCTGCCGGCGGTTCAAAAATCAGCCATGTTTCTGATATTGCACAGCGGGCTTATGAAATATCTGAAAAGACCTTCTCTACTCCATCTTTAAGAGCTGCACCAATAAAAGCATCTTCATTTATGGATATTAATGCCTCACAGAAAGGAACAGCCGGAAGCAGAGCATCAGATGTCTTTGTTACTTCCGGAACTACAACAATCCCCTTTTTATATCCCGGATGTACCGCTGATATTGAAATGCGCCGTACAGATACAGCCGAAACAGAATACTTCACCAGACTTCTGGTCACAGAAACCAGCCATGAAGTAGATTCAAGAGGATATTATACAGGAACATTTGAAGCAGTGGCTGCAGACAGCGGTTTTATTCCGAGGCCTGAATTTCATACTCCCAAAGCAGAACCCCAATTTGCAAAAGTTATTTCCAATTCAGATCCCCTGAATCAGGGAAGAGTCCAGGTACAGTTTGACTGGCAGAGCGGTCATGATGCCACAGAATTTATCCGTGTCATGACGCCGGACGGCGGAGGAAGTGATAAAGTAAGTAAAAACAGAGGATTTATGGCTGTTCCGGAAGTTGGAGACCAGGTAGCCGTTAATTTTGCCTACCAGCATCCTGACCGTCCTTTTGTGATGGGCGGAATGTTTCATGGAGAAGTGGGCGGCGGCGGGGGTGCCGGGAATAATGTAAAGAGTTTGAGCAGCAGAAGCGGGAATAAGCTGGAACTGAATGACGGTGACGGATCTGTGCATCTTAAAGATCAGGGAGGTGCGGATATGAAATTTGACGGAGCTGGAAATGCGTTTACAAATACCTGTTCCAATAATACAGTAAATGCGGGAGCAACAAACACTCTTAATGCAGGGAGTTCCAGTATTATTAATGTTGGAGGAAAAGACGGTGGAGGAGCTAATTCTGTATTAGATATGGATGCAGCAGGAAACATTATACTTTACGGAAAAACTAGTATTACACTTCAGGTAGGTACAAACAAAATTATAATATTACAAAATTCAATTAATATTAATGTTGGAAACGGAATGCTCAACATGACTTCTATAGATAACACATTGATTGTTTCTAAAAGTAATTTGAGTTTATCTAGTGACTCAAAAACATCAATTAATGCTGGAGGAGAAATAACTATTACCGGAAGTAATGTGGATATTAATTAA
- a CDS encoding DNA-3-methyladenine glycosylase I has translation MEKIRCGWCEKDDLYRKYHDEEWGRPVYDDETIFEFLILESFQAGLSWYTILSKRESFKKAFDQFDYKKIAAYSDEKIEELMQNPGIVRNRLKVLATVTNAQKFQEVQKEFGSFSKYIWGFVNGKPVDNKPKTLQDVPATTEISDALSKDLKKRGFKFMGSTVVYAHMQATGMVNDHVENCFIKK, from the coding sequence ATGGAAAAAATACGCTGTGGCTGGTGTGAGAAAGATGATCTGTATAGAAAGTATCATGATGAAGAGTGGGGAAGGCCTGTATATGATGATGAAACGATTTTTGAGTTTTTAATTTTAGAAAGCTTTCAAGCCGGTTTAAGCTGGTATACTATTTTAAGTAAAAGAGAAAGTTTTAAAAAAGCTTTTGACCAATTCGATTATAAAAAGATTGCAGCCTATTCTGATGAGAAAATTGAGGAATTAATGCAGAATCCGGGAATTGTAAGAAACAGACTTAAGGTTTTAGCAACCGTAACCAATGCGCAGAAGTTTCAGGAGGTACAGAAAGAATTTGGGAGTTTTTCAAAATATATCTGGGGCTTTGTAAATGGAAAGCCTGTCGATAATAAGCCGAAAACATTACAAGATGTTCCGGCAACTACAGAAATTTCTGATGCATTATCTAAAGATTTAAAAAAAAGAGGGTTTAAATTTATGGGATCAACGGTTGTTTATGCTCATATGCAGGCGACAGGAATGGTGAATGACCATGTAGAAAATTGTTTCATTAAAAAGTGA
- a CDS encoding SDR family oxidoreductase, whose protein sequence is MSYGLLKGKKGIIFGALNEQSIAWKVAERCHEEGAEFILSNAPIALRMGELNGLAEKTGSEVIGADATSIEDLEKLFDAATAKFGKIDFILHSIGMSVNVRKGKHYTEMNYDWLEKGWDISAVSFHKVMRVAWEKDCMNEWGSILALSYIAAQRTFPDYNDMADNKAYLESITRSFGNYWGARKVRVNTISQSPTPTTAGSGVKGFGGFLGYAEDMSPLGNATALDCANYCVSMFSDLTKKVTMQNLFHDGGFSNTGVSQKVVEKYDSES, encoded by the coding sequence ATGTCATACGGTTTACTTAAAGGCAAAAAGGGAATTATTTTTGGAGCCCTTAATGAACAATCTATCGCATGGAAAGTTGCTGAGAGATGCCATGAAGAAGGTGCTGAATTTATCTTATCTAATGCTCCTATCGCTTTGAGAATGGGAGAGCTTAATGGTTTAGCAGAAAAAACAGGTTCTGAAGTAATAGGTGCAGATGCTACCTCTATTGAAGATCTGGAAAAACTTTTTGACGCTGCGACAGCAAAGTTCGGGAAAATAGATTTTATCCTTCACTCTATAGGAATGTCCGTAAATGTAAGAAAAGGAAAACACTATACTGAAATGAACTACGACTGGTTGGAAAAAGGCTGGGATATTTCAGCGGTTTCTTTCCATAAAGTAATGCGTGTAGCTTGGGAAAAAGATTGTATGAATGAGTGGGGAAGCATTTTAGCCCTGTCTTATATTGCAGCTCAGAGAACATTCCCGGATTACAATGATATGGCAGATAACAAAGCCTATCTTGAAAGCATTACAAGATCTTTCGGAAATTATTGGGGTGCTAGAAAAGTACGTGTAAATACAATTTCCCAGTCTCCTACTCCTACTACGGCAGGAAGCGGTGTAAAAGGTTTCGGAGGTTTCTTAGGATATGCGGAAGATATGTCTCCACTAGGAAATGCTACAGCTTTAGACTGTGCTAACTATTGTGTATCCATGTTCTCAGATCTTACTAAAAAGGTAACAATGCAGAACTTATTCCATGATGGAGGATTCAGCAATACAGGTGTTTCACAAAAAGTTGTTGAAAAATACGATTCTGAAAGTTAA
- a CDS encoding PAAR-like protein → MTQLYIAQGTPFMCNKGRRLIGIGVTSQSSVNLKYGANLIATEDDRFKDNFICPEMVTAEALKGVAVVAAFSGGLLLLAAAAWAGSALTDDCLNTCSFLCKGSDWRHTHPKVKIENKKPLLQNSTLQCFIGGEISFYLPVAELKEASTASKIADDAYSDDYYIDKNKDGDKDEDESKVIDGYVRIDTNNQSELDRLFGAGELHPNDFDTNKDDGLFATLYNNEKTGDYFIAFRGSEAGDQFGKDWVDEDGKQALGIITPQIERTISLAQKVNASTKVKENKIDVNFTGHSLGGGNSAIASYITGRTGYTFNTRGIHQNTLNYLLEKKGIVGSTSNIINYSTSNDILNGLQNNREGVLFTLGLSYFPFSAIPALDLFRTGALPRALGEQHEIFGYTNDNEGLSITSLGHGHMDYKIAFEAMMDTININVLASNI, encoded by the coding sequence ATGACTCAGTTATATATAGCACAAGGTACTCCGTTTATGTGCAATAAAGGTAGAAGGCTTATAGGAATTGGAGTAACTTCCCAGTCGTCAGTAAATCTAAAGTACGGAGCAAACTTAATAGCCACGGAAGATGATCGTTTTAAAGATAACTTCATTTGTCCAGAAATGGTAACAGCTGAAGCTTTAAAAGGAGTAGCTGTTGTTGCTGCCTTTTCTGGAGGATTACTTTTATTAGCTGCAGCAGCTTGGGCAGGAAGTGCACTTACTGATGATTGTCTGAATACATGTTCATTTTTATGTAAAGGAAGTGATTGGAGACACACACATCCAAAAGTAAAAATTGAAAATAAAAAACCTTTATTACAAAACTCTACTCTGCAATGTTTTATAGGAGGAGAAATTTCTTTTTATTTACCCGTTGCTGAATTAAAAGAAGCCTCTACCGCCAGTAAAATAGCAGATGATGCTTACTCTGACGATTATTATATAGATAAAAATAAAGATGGAGATAAAGATGAAGATGAATCAAAAGTAATAGATGGATATGTCCGCATTGACACTAATAACCAGAGTGAATTAGATCGATTATTTGGGGCTGGAGAATTACATCCTAATGATTTTGATACTAATAAAGATGATGGTTTGTTTGCTACTTTATATAATAACGAAAAAACAGGAGATTATTTTATAGCCTTTAGAGGCTCAGAAGCCGGAGATCAGTTCGGTAAAGATTGGGTTGATGAGGATGGAAAACAGGCTTTGGGTATTATTACCCCTCAGATAGAAAGAACCATATCTCTTGCTCAAAAAGTGAATGCTAGTACAAAAGTGAAAGAAAATAAAATAGATGTAAACTTTACAGGGCATTCATTAGGAGGAGGGAATAGTGCAATAGCTTCTTATATTACAGGACGTACAGGTTATACCTTTAACACGAGAGGAATTCATCAAAATACTTTAAATTATCTCCTCGAGAAAAAAGGAATTGTTGGATCAACGTCAAATATTATTAACTACAGTACAAGTAATGATATTCTTAACGGATTACAAAATAACAGAGAAGGAGTTCTTTTCACTTTAGGACTTTCCTATTTTCCATTTTCAGCAATCCCAGCACTTGATTTATTTCGTACAGGAGCTCTTCCACGTGCTTTAGGAGAACAGCATGAAATATTCGGATATACAAATGATAATGAAGGACTTAGTATTACTTCTTTAGGACATGGACATATGGATTATAAAATTGCATTTGAGGCTATGATGGATACTATCAATATAAATGTCTTAGCTAGTAATATATAA
- a CDS encoding nucleoside phosphorylase: protein MLNKLAASELVLNDDGSVYHLNLLPEDIADKVILVGDPDRVPKVSQYFDKVEIKKNKREFYTHTGTLRGERISVMSTGIGTENIDIVMNELDALVNIDLKNKEIKKEHRALELFRMGTCGSVNPDVQVDNMLVTQNVVGLDGLMHFYQDYSFENEFSKNFVEKFPYEKIKPMLYFADWAEDIADYYKDAKYHGNTATFPGFYAPQGRQLRLKALDEKFLETLNDLGVTNFEMETSAIYALSKLLGHKAITVNNVIANRRRGEFSADHHASEKNLIEWVLERIIK, encoded by the coding sequence ATGCTTAATAAACTTGCTGCTTCAGAGCTTGTTCTGAATGATGACGGAAGTGTATACCACTTAAATCTTTTACCTGAAGATATCGCTGACAAAGTAATTCTTGTGGGAGATCCTGACAGAGTACCGAAAGTTTCTCAGTATTTCGACAAAGTAGAAATTAAAAAGAACAAAAGAGAATTCTACACCCACACAGGAACACTTCGCGGGGAAAGAATTTCTGTAATGTCTACAGGAATCGGTACAGAAAACATCGATATTGTAATGAACGAACTTGATGCTTTGGTCAATATCGATCTTAAAAATAAAGAGATCAAAAAAGAACATAGAGCCCTTGAGCTTTTCCGTATGGGAACGTGCGGAAGTGTAAATCCTGACGTACAGGTTGACAATATGCTGGTTACACAGAATGTTGTAGGTTTAGACGGGCTGATGCATTTCTATCAGGACTACAGTTTTGAAAATGAGTTTTCTAAAAACTTCGTAGAAAAATTTCCTTACGAAAAGATCAAGCCGATGCTTTATTTCGCTGACTGGGCTGAAGATATCGCAGATTATTATAAGGATGCAAAATACCATGGAAATACCGCTACTTTCCCGGGTTTCTATGCACCTCAGGGAAGACAGCTGCGTTTAAAAGCTCTAGATGAAAAGTTTTTGGAAACTTTAAATGATCTTGGAGTAACGAACTTTGAAATGGAAACTTCTGCAATTTATGCCCTTTCAAAATTATTAGGACATAAAGCAATCACTGTAAATAATGTGATTGCCAACAGAAGACGCGGAGAATTCTCAGCAGACCATCATGCTTCTGAAAAAAACCTTATTGAGTGGGTATTGGAAAGAATTATCAAATAA
- a CDS encoding glycoside hydrolase family 30 protein: MKKLIVSCFLVGVVVSVNAQNSYWKKNAGKTGKVFLTNAATNEKMADKGMVKFEKFGQPKETDACIFVDPDFKYQKLIGIGGAITDASAETFYKLPKNKQKEIIEAYYGKNGLGYTVVRTNMNSCDFSSDSYTYVKDNDTSLNSFSVAHDEKYKIPMIKEAQKAIGNNFTFYFSPWSPPAWMKSNKSLLKGGRLENSFYQTWADYYVKFIKEYEKRGINIWGLTIQNEPMATQSWESCIYTADEEGDFLRNNLGPTLWKNGYKDKKVMIWDHNRDLIYQRATTTLSDPETSKYASGIGYHWYETWNNKTQLFDNLLETQRAFPDKFLAFTEGCKEQFDRSKIYDVSLGELYGKNMINDFNKGTALWTDWNVLLDETGGPNHVGNFCFAPIIADTKTGEVYYTYEYYYVGHVSKYIKPNAQRIGSSSNRAALTSTTFMNENGQLVTVIMNDSDNNIDANLWIEGMAAKLTAPAHSIQTVIL, translated from the coding sequence ATGAAGAAACTAATTGTAAGTTGTTTTTTAGTAGGAGTGGTTGTTAGTGTAAATGCACAGAACAGCTATTGGAAGAAGAATGCAGGAAAAACGGGAAAAGTATTTCTTACAAATGCTGCAACTAATGAAAAAATGGCTGATAAAGGAATGGTTAAATTTGAAAAATTTGGACAGCCGAAAGAAACAGATGCCTGTATTTTTGTAGATCCAGATTTTAAATATCAAAAACTAATCGGCATTGGAGGAGCTATTACAGATGCTTCTGCTGAGACTTTTTATAAACTTCCAAAAAATAAGCAGAAGGAGATTATTGAAGCTTATTATGGAAAAAACGGTTTAGGATATACAGTTGTCCGTACCAATATGAACTCATGTGACTTCTCAAGTGATTCTTATACCTATGTAAAGGATAATGATACTTCTCTGAATTCTTTTTCAGTGGCTCACGATGAAAAGTATAAAATTCCTATGATCAAAGAAGCTCAGAAAGCCATAGGAAACAATTTTACATTCTATTTTTCTCCTTGGAGTCCGCCGGCCTGGATGAAATCTAACAAAAGTCTGTTGAAAGGAGGAAGACTGGAAAATTCATTCTATCAGACCTGGGCAGATTATTATGTTAAATTCATCAAAGAATACGAAAAAAGAGGAATTAATATCTGGGGACTGACCATTCAAAATGAACCGATGGCAACGCAAAGCTGGGAATCCTGCATTTATACAGCTGATGAAGAAGGAGATTTTCTTAGAAATAACTTAGGTCCGACTCTTTGGAAAAACGGATACAAAGACAAAAAAGTAATGATCTGGGATCACAACAGAGATTTGATCTATCAAAGAGCCACCACAACCTTAAGTGATCCCGAAACTTCAAAATATGCTTCCGGCATCGGCTACCACTGGTATGAAACATGGAATAACAAAACGCAGTTATTTGATAATTTATTAGAAACCCAGAGAGCTTTTCCAGATAAGTTTTTAGCTTTTACAGAAGGCTGTAAAGAACAGTTTGACAGGTCTAAAATTTATGATGTAAGTTTAGGAGAATTGTATGGAAAAAATATGATTAATGACTTCAATAAAGGAACGGCTTTATGGACAGACTGGAATGTTCTTCTTGATGAAACAGGAGGCCCTAACCACGTGGGGAATTTCTGTTTTGCACCGATTATCGCTGATACAAAAACAGGAGAAGTTTATTACACGTATGAATATTATTATGTAGGACATGTTTCCAAGTATATTAAACCTAATGCTCAAAGAATCGGAAGTTCATCAAACAGAGCCGCTTTAACGTCTACAACTTTCATGAATGAAAATGGACAGCTGGTAACCGTTATCATGAATGATTCAGACAATAACATTGATGCCAATCTCTGGATCGAAGGAATGGCCGCAAAACTTACTGCACCTGCACACTCAATACAGACCGTAATTTTATAA
- a CDS encoding cytochrome c peroxidase, which translates to MRFYLLLIIALFIGFAAMSFNPADKGTANESTVINNGLADFKNKLEQLKKEAYLFSEEKISLEDLQKTLSSTRNSYKEIEFYIAYHYPEFSKTHLNAAPLFHIERAGTKSYTLPPEGLQVLDELIFSETAADEKEKIKDITDFLYNSYSKFYLSSVKNGLSKGNNKTLPLRIELIRIYTLGVTGFDTPGSLNISEEAGHALLGIKRYINDDDYFKNFNVQKANGILSESQEYLSRNKDFETFDRIEFYKKYIQPLYEEFGKWDGGTDDLKEFSGWNVSNKNFFSSDFLDPYFFTLLKSSEDNPELKNLGKDIFYDQKLSDNGKMSCATCHLPENAFTDLKIKSPSNVEGKTVLRNSPSLYNAVFAKRFFYDMRAFYMEQQAEHVIYNEQEFNTSYESIIKKLKTKPEYKKAFRNAFKDGKINKQNFSKALSSYVASLYSFESDFDRFMRNEKDISGDAKKGFNLFMGKANCATCHFAPHFSGLVPPFYNENESEVLGVTKKPINQTPIELDSDMGRVNSPVEKEKSWIYENSFKTVTVRNIALTKPYFHNGAFNTLEEVLDFYNEGGGEGMGLKMKNQTLPPDKLNLTQTEIKQIITFLNSLTDVSAAKRK; encoded by the coding sequence ATGAGATTTTATCTACTGCTTATTATTGCTTTATTTATCGGGTTTGCTGCAATGTCATTTAACCCCGCTGATAAAGGAACAGCAAATGAAAGTACGGTCATTAATAACGGCCTGGCTGATTTTAAAAATAAACTTGAACAGTTAAAAAAAGAGGCCTATCTGTTTTCTGAAGAAAAAATATCTCTTGAAGATTTACAAAAAACATTGAGCAGCACTAGAAATTCATATAAAGAAATAGAATTTTATATCGCTTACCATTATCCCGAATTTTCTAAAACACATCTCAATGCCGCGCCTTTATTTCATATAGAAAGAGCCGGAACAAAATCTTATACACTGCCTCCGGAAGGACTTCAGGTGTTGGACGAGCTGATATTTTCAGAAACAGCAGCTGATGAAAAAGAAAAAATAAAAGATATCACAGACTTTTTATACAATAGTTATTCAAAATTTTATTTAAGCTCTGTTAAAAACGGATTAAGTAAGGGAAATAATAAAACACTTCCGCTGCGGATAGAGCTAATAAGAATTTATACTTTAGGCGTTACAGGTTTTGATACTCCCGGTTCACTCAATATTTCTGAAGAAGCAGGCCATGCGCTTTTAGGCATTAAAAGATACATCAATGATGATGATTATTTTAAAAATTTTAATGTGCAGAAAGCGAATGGTATTTTATCTGAAAGCCAGGAATATCTTTCAAGAAATAAAGATTTCGAAACCTTTGACCGTATAGAATTTTACAAAAAATATATCCAGCCTTTGTACGAAGAATTTGGAAAGTGGGATGGGGGAACAGATGATCTGAAAGAATTCTCAGGATGGAATGTAAGTAACAAAAACTTTTTCAGCAGTGATTTTTTAGATCCTTATTTCTTTACCTTATTAAAATCTTCTGAAGATAATCCAGAATTGAAGAATTTGGGGAAAGATATTTTTTACGACCAAAAGTTGAGCGACAACGGAAAAATGAGCTGTGCAACCTGCCATCTTCCTGAAAATGCATTCACAGATTTAAAAATAAAATCTCCAAGCAATGTAGAAGGGAAAACGGTACTGAGGAATTCTCCATCTTTATATAATGCAGTCTTTGCAAAAAGATTCTTCTATGATATGCGCGCATTCTATATGGAACAGCAGGCAGAGCACGTAATATATAACGAGCAGGAATTTAATACAAGCTATGAAAGTATCATCAAAAAATTAAAGACAAAACCTGAATATAAAAAGGCTTTCCGTAATGCATTTAAAGATGGTAAAATAAACAAGCAGAATTTTTCTAAGGCATTAAGCTCCTATGTTGCTTCTCTGTATTCTTTTGAAAGTGATTTTGACCGTTTTATGAGAAATGAAAAAGATATTTCTGGCGATGCTAAAAAAGGATTTAACCTGTTCATGGGAAAAGCAAATTGTGCAACCTGCCATTTCGCCCCGCATTTTTCAGGTCTTGTGCCGCCTTTTTATAATGAAAATGAATCTGAAGTGTTGGGGGTAACTAAAAAGCCTATAAACCAGACTCCAATTGAGTTAGATTCAGATATGGGAAGGGTAAACAGCCCTGTAGAAAAGGAAAAATCATGGATCTATGAAAATTCTTTTAAAACAGTCACGGTTAGAAATATTGCTCTTACAAAACCTTATTTCCATAATGGAGCTTTTAATACGCTGGAAGAAGTTTTAGATTTTTATAATGAAGGCGGCGGTGAAGGAATGGGTCTGAAAATGAAAAACCAGACACTTCCTCCGGATAAACTGAATCTTACACAGACAGAAATAAAACAGATTATCACTTTTCTTAATTCATTGACGGATGTAAGTGCCGCAAAAAGAAAATAG